Proteins from a genomic interval of Trifolium pratense cultivar HEN17-A07 linkage group LG6, ARS_RC_1.1, whole genome shotgun sequence:
- the LOC123889217 gene encoding protein FAR1-RELATED SEQUENCE 5-like — MNNQVRGEVVGDADGAVSGEVRGEVVGHADGAVSGEVRGEVVGDADGAVSGEVRGAVDGGVAGVSSARDEVMDAYFQTLNELTQENPSYREHCRGDEDNIGDNDIGFDAEDDNVGHSADHDYNDYEEDDESLGGELDGDESYSDTDNEWEHLDESGNTVANDLDENSDTDNEWTHLDENAEQLVIIDGEEDVVKIDMFNLHNEDVSKLRFGNLEVAYKFYCWFAKMNGFAVRKGQDVRNKDGVLVQKTFVCNLEGYRKDRRDLTEVTRKRGPKHETRCGCSARLRVHIDIISGLWYITIFSFEHNHYMLTEKHCGLLAAHRKLTKSDQIQIKNYGQAGIKVAQMIGAFANAAGGYDKVGFLKKDLHNQIQRQRKETSSDAKGAVKYLLGLRTKDPLMFVAHTVDACGRLQSLFWCDGESQKNYEVFGDVLAFDATYNKNKYRCPFVVFSGVNHHNQTIIFATAVVSNEVEGTYVWLLEQFLLAMKGKAPVSVITDGDVAMRNAIRRVCPNSYHRLCAWHLLRNAMSNIGNLEFIPYLKKCMLGDNDVWKFEKLWNEMIDKFGLQDNSWIKELYQKKKMWSTAHIRGHFFAGIRTTSRCEAFHSHMGQFVHSKMNMTDFVKQFNRCVCYFRFREVEADFHSQYGNAVLQTPLRSLERSASKQFTHEIFCLVRSVLKKVSLISLCDTQEMASFSIYSVTKYQDEGHVCRVSHSPSNNEFKCSCLRMESIGIPCEHIVAIMVYLDTVEFPTNLVLNRWSKFAKDSIRGNVNDGSHYWDSHLVARHANLVHLSKEVSDLAYKDVDDYKNYLDYLTNEITRLKSKYVGDNGPVNLNGPVEVDNILNPSCARSKGGGPSSNNTTAGRSRRPGTCGGCSQVGHNIRSCPNLAEDGEFPAASSVQSMSVRLSGNNYEGYVNTR; from the exons ATGAATAACCAAGTTCGTGGTGAGGTCGTTGGTGACGCTGATGGTGCTGTTAGTGGCGAAGTTCGTGGTGAAGTCGTTGGTCACGCTGATGGTGCTGTTAGTGGCGAAGTTCGTGGTGAAGTCGTTGGTGACGCTGATGGTGCTGTTAGTGGCGAAGTTCGTGGTGCCGTCGACGGTGGTGTTGCTGGTGTCAGTTCAGCGCGCGATGAAGTAATGGATGCTTACTTT caaacaTTGAACGAGTTAACACAAGAGAATCCTTCTTATAGAGAACATTGTAGAGGTGATGAGGATAATATTGGAGACAATGACATTGGGTTTGATGCAGAAGATGACAATGTTGGTCACTCTGCAGATCATGATTATAATGATtatgaggaagatgatgaaagCTTGGGGGGTGAACTTGACGGTGATGAAAGTTATTCTGATACCGACAATGAGTGGGAACATTTGGATGAAAGTGGGAACACGGTTGCCAACGATTTGGATGAAAATTCAGATACCGACAATGAGTGGACACATTTGGATGAAAATGCAGAGCAATTAGTCATAATTGATGGTGAGGAGGATGTTGTAAAGATTGATATGTTTAACTTGCACAATGAAGACGTTTCTAAGTTGCGATTTGGTAATTTGGAAGTTGCATACAAATTTTACTGTTGGTTTGCAAAGATGAACGGTTTTGCTGTTCGCAAAGGGCAAGATGTTAGAAATAAAGATGGAgttcttgttcaaaaaacatTCGTTTGTAACCTAGAAGGCTACAGGAAAGACCGTCGCGATTTAACTGAAGTGACGCGCAAGCGTGGTCCGAAACACGAAACCAGGTGTGGTTGCAGTGCAAGACTTCGAGTGCATATTGATATAATTTCGGGTCTCTGGTACATTACTATTTTCAGTTTTGAGCACAATCATTATATGTTGACGGAGAAGCACTGTGGGCTATTGGCAGCACATAGGAAACTTACAAAATCAGATCAGATTCAAATTAAGAACTATGGTCAAGCTGGGATAAAGGTTGCTCAAATGATCGGTGCGTTTGCCAATGCTGCGGGAGGGTATGATAAGGTAGGGTTTTTGAAGAAGGATTTGCACAATCAAATTCaaagacaaagaaaagaaaCGTCTTCTGATGCTAAAGGTGCTGTTAAGTACCTTCTAGGTCTTAGGACTAAAGATCCATTGATGTTCGTTGCACACACGGTCGATGCTTGTGGTAGGTTGCAAAGCTTATTTTGGTGTGATGGAGAAAGCCAAAAGAATTATGAGGTTTTTGGTGATGTGTTGGCATTCGATGCtacatataacaaaaataaatacagGTGCCCGTTTGTTGTATTTTCCGGTGTCAACCACCATAATCAGACAATTATCTTTGCCACTGCTGTAGTTTCTAATGAGGTTGAAGGCACATATGTGTGGTTGTTGGAGCAATTTTTGCTTGCGATGAAAGGCAAGGCCCCTGTTTCTGTAATAACAGACGGTGATGTAGCTATGAGGAATGCAATAAGGAGAGTATGTCCTAATAGTTATCATAGGTTATGTGCTTGGCATCTTCTTCGAAATGCCATGTCTAACATTGGTAACCTAGAGTTCATTCCATACTTGAAAAAATGCATGCTTGGCGATAACGATGTTTGGAAATTTGAGAAACTGTGGAATGAAATGATAGATAAgtttgggcttcaagacaacaGTTGGATCAAAGAATTGTACCAGAAAAAGAAGATGTGGTCAACAGCCCATATTAGGGGGCATTTTTTTGCAGGAATACGAACGACGTCGCGGTGTGAAGCATTTCACAGTCACATGGGTCAGTTTGTCCACTCAAAGATGAATATGACTGATTTTGTGAAGCAGTTTAATAGATGTGTATGTTATTTTCGCTTCAGGGAGGTGGAGGCGGATTTTCATTCACAATATGGAAATGCTGTCTTGCAGACCCCTCTAAGGTCACTCGAGAGGTCTGCATCAAAACAATTCACACATGAGATTTTCTGCTTGGTACGTTCTGTACTAAAAAAGGTTTCCCTGATATCATTATGTGACACTCAAGAGATGGCATCCTTTTCAATTTATTCTGTGACGAAGTATCAAGACGAAGGACATGTTTGCCGTGTATCTCACAGTCCATCAAACAATGAATTTAAATGTTCTTGTCTTAGAATGGAATCAATTGGAATTCCTTGTGAACACATCGTGGCAATTATGGTATATCTTGATACTGTTGAATTCCCGACTAATCTTGTGTTGAATCGATGGTCTAAATTTGCAAAGGACTCAATTCGTGGTAATGTTAACGATGGTTCACATTACTGGGATTCACATTTGGTTGCGAGACATGCCAATTTGGTGCATCTTAGCAAGGAAGTTTCCGATTTGGCTTACAAGgatgttgatgattataaaAACTATTTGGATTATCTAACCAATGAAATCACGAGGCTTAAATCAAAGTACGTTGGTGATAACGGTCCTGTGAATTTAAATGGTCCGGTCGAAGTTGATAACATATTGAACCCTTCCTGTGCAAGAAGCAAAGGCGGTGGACCCAGTTCCAACAACACTACAGCTGGGAGAAGCAGGCGTCCAGGAACATGTGGCGGATGCTCCCAAGTTGGACACAACATAAGATCTTGTCCTAACCTGGCTGAAGATGGAGAATTTCCTGCAGCCAGTTCTGTTCAATCAATGTCTGTACGGTTAAGCGGTAACAATTACGAAGGCTACGTCAACACCAGATAG